One Streptomyces sp. CG4 genomic window, ACGAGTTCGCGAGCGCGGGCGGCAATGCGCAGCTGGTAGCGGGAGTAGCGGCGGTGGCCGCCTTCGGAGCGCAGCGGGGTGATCAGGCGGTGTTCGCCGAGGGCGCGGAGGAAGGCGGGGGTGGTGCCGAGCATCTCGGCGGCCCGGCCCATGGTGTAGGCGGGGTAGTCGTCATCGTCGAGATTGTCGGCGGGACGAGAACTGGAAGGGGGCATAGACCTCTTCTTTCAGCGGACGCGTCGGGGGCCCGGGTGCCGCACTGGCACCCGGGCCCCGAGCTTTCAACACCATCTACCAGCACACTGCGCCGGCCTTTTTTGTCCGCGGATCCCGCCTGGGAGGGCGGGGCTGCGGGGATCGCTGATGCGTGACCGGGGACCACCTTCCAATCCGGGGCCTTGCCGTACCCGGGCGGACTGCTTCCTCGCCCAGGCGATCCTGATGGCGTTCTGCTCCTTACCTTCGGTTACTCGGTCGTACTGCTGGATAACGGGTACTGCTCGCGGCCCTTGAGGACCGCGTCCTGCTTGACCTGCATGCACGGCAGTTCATCTCTGCCGTGCCCACTTCGACTTCCTGGGTACGACAGAAACGGTAACCCTGCGGGCGGCCAATGTCTACTATCGTTGCGACAGATTTCCTCCGTGGCCCTTGCTGGGTTTTCTGCCCCACATACACCCGGAAGAGTGCTGTGCCTGGTTGAATCCCGGCCCGGCGGGAAGACGCTGAGCCTGGCGATACAACCCATTGAGGACGGGGTGGCAGCACATGACCGAAAGGGACACGACCCCCACCGGGTCCCTGGTCGTAGTGGAGGGCGACACGCCATCCCCGAGACCGAGCAGTACCTCGTCGACCGCCTCGGCCGGCTTCGCCATCGCTCCGTCCTGGCTCCGAGTCGACGGCAACCCGGCCGCGCGCCGGCGACCCCGTTTGGTCGTGGCCAAGTGCCCCGCGGCGGAAGCCACGGTCTCAAGACCGAAGAGGTCGTTGCCGAAGTATCGATAGCGGACCAGGTCGATCGAGCGCCGGTGCTCGCGTACGGCGTGCGCGTCGTAGCGAGTGAAGTCGCCAGCAATGCAGATCAGCCGGGGTGCGCTCGACAGGATCTGGGACGCAGCCGTGCCCCCGAGCCGGTCGCGGTGTGACTGCCGCAGGTACTTGTCACCGGGGCAGTCTCGCGACAGAACCCGCACCTCATCTACCCAGGCCGGAGTCTCCA contains:
- a CDS encoding MerR family transcriptional regulator — encoded protein: MPPSSSRPADNLDDDDYPAYTMGRAAEMLGTTPAFLRALGEHRLITPLRSEGGHRRYSRYQLRIAARARELVDQGTPIEAACRIVILEDQLEEARRINEQLRTRDSESQPKTSA